In Longimicrobium sp., a genomic segment contains:
- a CDS encoding amidohydrolase family protein has protein sequence MTDHLPLHPPRRIDVHTHLTGVGTEDSGCWSAPRLRRRFAMRVLRWMHGVTEEHLRTSFDADWAERLADRVRASEIHHAVALGFDGVYDAHGRFDEALSQMIVPPAWVFEVCRRHPELLPGPSVNPHRADALERLEECVEGGAVLIKWLPATQRIDPADPAIDPFYARLAETGIPLLVHSGGSENTFAQVDAPLKDLRLLERPLRAGVTVIVAHTAAPVLYARDEDQVPLLKAWLREFPRLWVDNSGISNLSRFPHLPRFANDPELVPRTLHGSDWPVPTNAFYYVQQLGRRRMLSLEREKNPIQRDVAIKRALGYPDEVLTRASEVLPNLRRWVGSTKG, from the coding sequence GTGACGGATCATCTCCCGCTCCACCCCCCGCGCCGGATCGACGTCCACACGCACCTGACCGGCGTGGGGACGGAGGATTCCGGCTGCTGGAGCGCGCCCAGGCTGCGCAGGCGCTTCGCGATGCGCGTGCTGCGCTGGATGCACGGCGTCACAGAGGAGCACCTGCGCACGAGCTTCGACGCCGACTGGGCGGAGCGGCTGGCGGATCGGGTGCGCGCCAGCGAGATCCACCACGCGGTGGCGCTCGGCTTCGACGGGGTGTACGACGCGCATGGGCGGTTCGACGAGGCGCTGTCGCAGATGATCGTGCCGCCCGCGTGGGTGTTCGAGGTGTGCCGCCGCCACCCGGAGCTGCTCCCCGGCCCGTCGGTGAACCCGCATCGCGCGGATGCGCTGGAGCGGCTGGAGGAGTGCGTCGAGGGCGGCGCCGTGCTCATCAAGTGGCTCCCCGCGACGCAGCGCATCGACCCCGCGGACCCCGCGATCGATCCGTTCTACGCGCGGCTGGCGGAGACCGGCATCCCCCTGCTCGTGCACAGCGGCGGGAGCGAGAACACCTTCGCGCAGGTGGACGCGCCGCTGAAGGACCTGCGCCTGCTGGAGCGCCCGCTGCGCGCGGGGGTGACGGTGATCGTGGCGCACACCGCGGCGCCGGTGCTGTACGCGCGCGACGAGGACCAGGTGCCGCTGCTGAAGGCGTGGCTGCGCGAGTTCCCGCGCCTGTGGGTGGACAACTCGGGGATCAGCAACCTGTCGCGCTTCCCGCACCTTCCGCGGTTCGCCAACGACCCGGAGCTGGTGCCGCGCACCCTCCACGGCAGCGACTGGCCGGTGCCGACGAACGCGTTCTACTACGTGCAGCAGCTCGGCCGCCGCCGCATGCTGTCGCTGGAGCGCGAGAAGAACCCCATCCAGCGCGACGTAGCCATCAAGCGCGCCCTCGGCTACCCCGACGAGGTGCTGACGCGGGCGAGCGAGGTGCTGCCGAACCTGAGGCGGTGGGTCGGATCGACGAAAGGGTGA
- a CDS encoding alpha/beta fold hydrolase — MPPRGCVRRLERWLAAEGARLERVRYARPEARGEVDAWRVTPAEPRARVVAAHGAGNDALYPQIALFKALVRRGVEVFSFDADGHGAASTTVFSPEVVPSAIAAAVEEAERGRDDLPLHLLGHSFGGSLVLHALAAGSVPHAQSGIAISAPVGVALNLRVALGELGGFLRAATLGQREHYGVWGTVPAVGPLKRRAYPIRGAQDAGAPFAYVAAIRQLLARLDLPRTAGDVAAPVLLVYGTADRLVPPEQGRMLADLIPNSDLLEVPGATHWSTAFAEDALARAAAWIGAHPAVHA, encoded by the coding sequence GAGGGCGCGCGCCTGGAGCGCGTCCGCTACGCCCGCCCCGAGGCGCGCGGCGAGGTCGACGCGTGGCGCGTCACGCCCGCGGAGCCGCGGGCGCGCGTGGTGGCCGCGCACGGGGCGGGGAACGACGCGCTGTATCCCCAGATCGCCCTCTTCAAAGCGCTCGTCCGCCGCGGCGTGGAGGTCTTCTCCTTCGACGCCGACGGCCACGGCGCGGCGAGCACGACCGTCTTCTCCCCCGAAGTCGTCCCTTCCGCCATTGCCGCGGCGGTGGAGGAGGCGGAGCGGGGGCGGGACGATCTTCCGCTCCACCTGCTCGGCCACTCGTTCGGCGGCTCGCTCGTGCTGCACGCGCTGGCGGCGGGCTCGGTGCCGCACGCGCAGTCGGGGATCGCCATCTCCGCGCCGGTCGGCGTCGCGCTGAATCTGCGCGTGGCGCTGGGCGAGCTGGGCGGCTTCCTGCGCGCGGCCACGCTGGGGCAGCGCGAGCACTACGGCGTGTGGGGCACCGTCCCCGCCGTCGGCCCGCTGAAGCGCCGCGCGTATCCCATCCGCGGCGCACAGGATGCGGGCGCGCCGTTCGCCTACGTCGCCGCGATCCGGCAGCTCCTCGCGCGCCTCGATCTGCCGCGGACGGCGGGGGATGTGGCCGCGCCCGTGCTCCTCGTCTACGGCACCGCGGACCGCCTCGTCCCGCCGGAGCAGGGGCGGATGCTCGCGGATCTCATCCCCAATTCCGATCTCCTCGAAGTCCCCGGCGCCACGCACTGGAGCACCGCGTTCGCGGAAGATGCCCTCGCCCGCGCGGCGGCGTGGATCGGCGCGCACCCGGCGGTGCACGCGTGA